One stretch of Desulfovibrio sp. JC022 DNA includes these proteins:
- the cadB gene encoding cadaverine/lysine antiporter gives MSAEHKKMGVVACTAVVAGNMMGSGIALLPANLASIGSISIIGWGVALVGALALAYVYSRLGMEDPQEGGPIAYSGEVAPILGYQSGLLYYHANWIGNLAIAITGVDYLSVFFPALQDPIASGITSIAIIWFFTGINILGADWIGRLVSVGVVLLLIPVIITGTAGWAFFDSAQFNANWLVQGHTPDSAVLAAIILCIWSFIGVESAAVNTAVVKNPKRTIPLSTMIGTALAGVVYILSCTAISGMFPADKMAASGAPFSLAMGHICAGMPFSAYVPKIVSAVTAFACLASLGSWMMLVSQAGSRAASDGTLPEVFGRKNHHGTPVMGLIFSSIMMSVLLVVLMLLSKGGNTQSLFGNIASIAVLLTLPPYFYSALNLLRRYGFHAKKAWLQIASALLACGFCLIALSGAAKDALIGCMIVMLCTFIFYVGKDRTEFERKMKELS, from the coding sequence ATGTCAGCTGAACATAAGAAAATGGGTGTAGTTGCTTGTACGGCGGTAGTCGCCGGTAACATGATGGGTTCGGGCATTGCATTGCTCCCGGCAAACCTTGCTTCCATCGGGAGTATTTCCATCATCGGCTGGGGTGTGGCTCTGGTCGGCGCGCTGGCCTTGGCCTACGTATATTCGCGTCTGGGCATGGAAGATCCGCAGGAGGGCGGTCCCATTGCTTACTCCGGTGAGGTGGCACCTATTCTCGGGTATCAGTCCGGGCTTCTCTATTACCACGCCAACTGGATCGGGAATCTGGCAATTGCCATTACCGGGGTGGATTATCTCTCTGTATTCTTTCCAGCTTTGCAGGACCCGATTGCATCCGGCATTACTTCCATCGCGATCATCTGGTTCTTTACCGGAATCAACATCCTCGGCGCGGATTGGATCGGCCGATTGGTTTCTGTGGGAGTCGTCTTGTTGTTGATCCCGGTGATAATTACCGGAACAGCAGGCTGGGCGTTCTTTGATTCGGCCCAGTTCAACGCCAACTGGTTGGTTCAGGGACATACCCCGGACTCAGCAGTATTGGCGGCAATCATCTTATGCATCTGGAGTTTTATCGGGGTGGAAAGTGCGGCCGTAAACACTGCTGTGGTTAAGAATCCAAAACGCACAATCCCCTTATCAACCATGATCGGCACCGCATTGGCCGGGGTGGTTTATATCCTTTCCTGCACCGCCATATCCGGTATGTTTCCGGCTGACAAAATGGCTGCGTCAGGGGCACCTTTTTCTTTGGCAATGGGCCATATTTGTGCGGGGATGCCATTTTCTGCGTATGTTCCAAAAATCGTTTCCGCTGTAACCGCTTTTGCCTGTCTGGCCTCGCTCGGCTCATGGATGATGCTGGTCTCACAGGCCGGTTCAAGGGCCGCAAGCGATGGAACATTGCCTGAAGTTTTCGGGCGCAAAAACCACCACGGAACCCCGGTTATGGGCTTAATATTTTCATCAATCATGATGAGCGTGCTCTTGGTGGTGCTGATGTTGCTTTCCAAGGGCGGCAACACCCAGTCCTTGTTCGGTAATATCGCGTCCATAGCCGTATTGCTGACTCTGCCACCGTATTTTTACTCTGCACTCAACCTATTGCGTCGTTACGGTTTCCACGCCAAAAAGGCATGGTTACAGATCGCATCCGCATTACTGGCCTGCGGATTCTGTCTCATCGCAC